TAGGGGATTTTCGCTTCCCGCAAATCCGCGAGTAATTCCCGTGCACCCGGTAATACGGAGATCGACGGCGCGCGCCGCCGGAATTCTTGCGCGTGCAGCTCAGTCAGACGCTTTACCGTGGCTTCGTCCAGGTCCATATTCAATTCACGCGTGAGCGCACGCATCATCAGGCCGCCGCTCATGCCGATGCGCCGGTGGATCCGCCAAATGGACAGATCGTAGCCGCACTCGCGCAACGCGGTATGCCACGCCATGACGTGCTGATAGACGCTGTCGACCAGCGTCCCATCGAGATCGAATATGAATGCCGCCAAGGCTTATTGCTTCTTCGGTTGGTTCACGCCGAAGATGTTTTCTTCCATCGCGCGATCGTCTTCTTGCGAATCGATCCCAGGATCCATCGCTTCATCGTGCTCGATGTCGTCGCGCTCCGGGCCGTCCAATTTCGTTTGATTCTCAGTCAGATCGTCTTGCGGTATCTCGCCGAATTCGTCTCTTGGAAGTTTCTCGTCCATGACGCGCTTCTACCCGAAAAAGGCCATGGTAGCCTCCACCGAAATGGACTTAGCCATGCGATCAAAAGCCGTCGACGCGTACCTTGGGCGCCTGAGCAGCGAGAAGCGAGCTGCGCTTGAGAGGCTGCGGAGGGCCATTAAGGCCGCAGCCCTAAGGCCGAGGAGTGCATCAGTTACCGGATGCCGGCCTTCCGCCTAAACGGAAAGCTGCTCGTCGCATATGCCGCGGCTGCGAAACACTGCGCCTTTCACGCCGGCGCGCACCCGATTCGAGTGCACAAAAGTGAGCTCAAAGCTTACGACACGCACAAAGGGACCATCCGTTTTCAGCCGGACGATCCGTTACCAATTGCACTTATTCGGAAACTTGTGAAAAGGCGAATTGCGGAGCACGCCGCCAGCCATTCATAGCCGCTTTTCCACGCGCACTATGTCTGCATCATTCACGTAAGTTAGCCGCACACGCATGCCGGGCCTGATGGCTCCGCCGCATGCATTCGCCCTATGGAATCGCCCAAGAGCTTCATAACAAGAGTAGTCAAACACGGAGCTACCCACGATGAAACTCTCGTCTTTCCCGTCACGACTGGTCTGAAAAAGTTCGACGGGTCCTTCAGCCACGTGGTATTGGCCGGAGCGATACAAGCCCAGGTTACGCTGGTAGCTGGCGTACGGCAATAGTCCGGCAATAAGAGTCCATAAGACGAAGAACGCCAGCAGCACCCACCAAGGCAGCCCGTTCGAGCGCGCTTTGCCACGCGTAATGATTAAACCAACCGTCAAAAAAACGATAGCGAGCAGAGCGGGAATGAGCTCAACCCAGTCGATCGGGTTTGTCGAGCCCAGATCAAATATCGTCTTGTACACGTGCTGCGAAGCTAACGTATTCTGGGACGGCCGAGACTTGAACTCGGACGGCCTTTCGGCCAGCAAATTTTCGCACCACTATAGCTTTCGCTACCGCCCTTTTAGGCGTTTGATGGTCCGGACTGTGCCTTGACCTTATGGCTTACGCCACGTAGGCCGCGCCCGTCCAGTCTCTACACCTTCCGCGCTTGCGGCTTGGCTCGGCGTTGGCACTTGCACATTCTGCAAAAGCGTTCACCGAATTTGAGCGCATCCCGCGGGCGGTTTCCCGGTCCGCGGCTCCAACGAAGTCTGCTGTGTCTACCTGTTCCACCACCGTCCCATAACGAAGGGGCGGTCGACTCTTATTGAATGGAGCGCCCCTTTACTGCTTGGCGGACCCGCAGGGCGCTTGGGCGGCCGCTCACAAAGTTGTGCTGAATGCTCTTTCGCGATCGCGCTGACGCCGGACGCCGGCTGGCCGAAAAGCTGTCGGCTTATGCCGGCGGCAATACGCGCGTGCTCGCGCTTCCGCGTGGCGGCGTGCCGGTCGCGTTCGAGGTGGCACGGTCATTGAACGCTCCGCTCGATGTTTTTGTGGTGCGCAAACTCGGCGTTCCCGGACATGAAGAGCTCGCCATGGGCGCAATCGCATCGGGAGGCGTGCGCGTCTTAAATGAAGACACGATCGCGCAGCTGCGCATCAGCCAAGAGACCGTCGATGCCGTCACCAAGTCTGAGCTCGGCGAGCTGAACCGGCGCGAAGCGGTTTACCGCGACGGCTTGCCTGCGCACGACGTCGCCGGCAAACCCGTCATTCTCATCGATGATGGCCTCGCAACCGGCGCGAGCATGTACGCGGCCGTCCTGGCATTGCGCGCGCGATCGCCGAGCCGCACGATTGTGGCCGTTCCGGTCGCTCCGCTCGAAACGTGCGAAGCGATTGCACGGCACGTGGACGAAATGGTCTGCGCCGAAACGCCCGAGCCGTTTCGCGGCGTCGGCGCCTGGTACCACGATTTCAGGCAAGTTGACGATGAGGAAGTGCGCCTAATGCTTCGTCGCGCGCGACCGGTGACGGACCGGGATGGCAACTGAGCGCGAAATCCACTTTGGTTCCGGTGATCGAAAGCTCACCGGAGATCTCAACATGTCCGAGCCCGCGCGTGCCTTGGTCATTTTCGCGCATGGCAGCGGCAGCGGGCGGCGCAGCCCGCGAAATCGCTTCGTCGCGTCCAGTCTCAATGAAGCCGGCATCGCAACGTTGCTCTTGGATCTGCTCACCAAAAACGAAGAACTGCTCGATGATCGCACGGCTTCGCTGCGCTTCGACATCGGCTTGCTGGCGCGTCGGATAACCGCCGTCACCGACTGGGCGCGCGGGCAAAAAGCCTTCGCGCGGATGCCGGTGGGCTATTTCGGCGCAAGCACCGGCGCCGGCGCGGCGCTTCTGGCCGCCTCCGAACGCAACGACATTTACGCCGTCGTTTCGCGCGGCGGCCGTCCCGATCTCGCCGGCGACGCACTCCGGGCTGTCCGCGCTCCTACATTACTGATTGTCGGCGCGCGAGATCCCGTCGTCTTGGAGCTGAACCGCAAAGCGGCGACGCAATTAAGCAGCCACGAGATTACCATCGTTCCCGATGCGACGCATCTCTTCGAAGAGGCGGGTATGCTCGAAGAGGTTGTTTCGCTTGCGCAGCGATGGTTTCTGCAACACCTGCCGGAACGGCGTCCGGCTTGAGCATCTTTCCAAAGAACGCCGAAGCGGCAACGGTCGAGATCGACGGCCACCGCGTCGGGCTAACCAACCTGAATAAGGTCTTCTGGCCGAAACTCGGCCTGCGCAAGCGCGACTTGCTCGAGTATTACGTGCGCATCGCGCCGGTGCTGTTGCCGCACCTGCGCGGCAAGGCCATCGTCATGAAACGCTATCCGAATGGGATCGACGGCGATTTCTTCTTCATGAAACGCACGCCGCCGTCGCGCCCCGATTGGATCAAGACCTGTCCGATCGCGCACGGCAAAGGCATCATCGACTTTCCCCTTGCGCCGGACCGCGCGGCGCTGCTGTGGCTCATTAACTTGGGATGCATCGACCTCAATCCATGGTACGCGCCTTGCGACTCGCCCGATCAGCCGGATTACTTGCACTTCGATCTCGATCCGCAGGGAGCGCCATTTTCGGCCGTGCGCGAAGCCGCGCTGATCGTAAACGATGCGCTTACCGCGCTCAAAATGACGGTCTTCGCGAAGACTTCAGGCGGTCACGGCATGCATCTCTACGTGGGAATTAAGCGCGGCCCCAAGCAGCACGAGGTGTGGGCAATTGCCAAGAGTATCGGGCATGAGCTCGCGCGCGCGCACCGCGACCTGCTCACGGTCGAGTACAAGGTGGCCAAACGCCCGCGGGGCACCGTGCTCGTGGATTACAACCAAAATGCGAGTGGGCGCACGTTAAGTAGTATTTACAGTGTTCGGCCAAATCTTTACGCTGGCGTGTCCATGCCGGTGACATGGGAGGAAGTCGAGCGCGGAATAACGCCGCAAGACTTCACCATACTAAATTCGGTTAAGCGCGTAAACCGAATTGGGGATTTGTGGGCGCCCCTTCTGCAGAAACGGGGGAGGTACAACCTTGGCGCGTTGATTAAGGAGATGGGCCTTGGCGGATAGTTCTACTCCCGACTTGTACCTGGACTATTCCGCAGCCGTTCGAGGTAATCCACATCTAACTCGTCACGCAGAATCTGGCGTGAGCGCTCGATGAGACGGCACTTCGTAAATTCGTCGGCTTCAAAGAAATAGGCTCGCAGCACCTCGAGCATTTCCAAGTCATGCATTAATTTTTCCGGGGCCGCCTTTGCCACATACTCCTCAAAATGCTGGGGCGGCACGCCGGCCGCTTTGGCGATCTTAAGCAACATCTTCGCGTTCATGCCGCGGCGCAGTAGTTGTGAAAGATAAGAGGGGTCGAACCCTACTTTTTGCGCGATAGCCTGCTTGAGGATTCCGTGGGCCCCTAATTCAATCAACTGCTCATTGACAGTGCGTGCGGGTACGGCGCGATGCCTATGGCGACGGTGGCCTCTTTGCTGCGCGGTCGCGGAGGTTGGTCGCGAGTCGGATTGGGGCACCGCGTCCTCCAATTCCCGCGCGATTCGCATGACGACTTCATGCAGTGTCGCGATGCCTTCTTCCGATAGGCTCTTCCGTGGCCGCATAAGCCCTTTGAGTTAATCGCTAAAGCGCTTTATCCTTTTTTGGGATATCCCAATAGGGGTTCTAGAGTAAACGGGTGAGCCGCAGCATCTATTCACCCCGTTATGCGGTCTTGCGCGCCCTGCTGGTCAGGGAGCGTGAAAAGCGGGGCTTCACGCAAGGCGAAGTGGCCAGACAAATGGGCCGGCCGCAATCCTTCATCAGTAAGGTGGAGTCTGGCGAGCGGCGGCTCGACGTCATAGAACTTTTCGAAATCCTTGATATCCTAGGCGTGGACCGAGCCCGCTTCATGAGGCTGATTTAGGCCCAAAGACTCGTTCGCGCGTGCCCCGCTTCGCTAACCCTTCAATTTGTTTATCATCGAATCCAGATTTTCGTCAACTTTAAGCGTCTGGCGCCGCGCGAGTTCAAAAAGTTCCCTAATCCAGTGTCCCGGGATCACGCCCGCGCGCGAGTCAACCGATGTTAATAGGTCGCCGTTGGCATTCGTAATGGCCATATTATAGAACTCAGCCATGTTCCTAATCGTGATGCGATTTTCACCAACGCGAGTGGTGACAACGTCGCCTTGAGCCAACCACGAAATGGCACCTTTTTTTGTCCTATCCAATACGAGCCGCAAAACCTCAACGGCCTTGGGATCAACAGTGCTCATTTCATCCCTACTTGGCTACGAATGTCGGCGGACACCTCGTTTAACCAATCAAGTTGATGGTATATCGACTTGTTAAACGAGGCAATGTCTGGTTCGGGCACACCTTGGCCATTCAAAAATTTTTCGACGTAATTGTCCATTTCAGTTAGCTCCGCGGCCGTACTATCAAGAAATCCCGCATGCTCCGCTTTCATCGTGGCGTGCATAGCCTTGACCGTCGCCAGCGATCGCTTTACATCAGAGTATCGCTCGTGGAGTTGGGCCCACTTCTTGTCGCGATGCATTTCCGACACGGTTTGCAGAGTTGAGGCGGCCTTCGTTAACTCGGTTAAGGTATCGTACCTGCCAAGGTCGGCACGTACCGTGCCGACAGCCTTATTTGCTGCGCTTGCTGCCGTTTCCGTTCGGTGGAGTTGAATTAGGGTAATAGCGAAGCCGAGGACAGTGATTGCCACCCCGCTTACACTTGCAACCGAATCGGCGTGCGACTTCGTTATGAGCCCGACGAAGATTACGGCTAAGAGAACGGCGATCCCCACGATGACGGCCGCAATGCCGGCCATAGCCCAAGATGATATGGGCTCGCGCAATTCCGTCTTAGTCACGTGATGCACACCTATCCGGCATCCAGGTCAACACCGTAGCGATTCCCGTCAGAACTCAAAGGAACAACGGACGGGATCGCCTTCTCCGTTTGATGGCGAACGCGATTCAGAACCTCCTCCTTGACCTGTTCACCCAAGAGAGTTGTCAACATCCATTTCGCGCCCGCGAGTTGCGCGCGGATCTCCTCCAGGTGCTGCGTCATGCCGAAATTGATTTGTTCATGATAGAAAGATTCGGTGATCCGCCTGATTACGTCGGCCGGCCGGCTGAAGTCCAGCGTTCGCGCGAGGTGCGTCTTGATTAGGTTTGAGCGACTGCGGAAGTCCCTTTCTGCGGCGCGGTCAACCAAGTCGAGGATTTCCGGCGAGAGGCGCAGAGATATAACCTGGTCGCTTTCCGTAGTTGCCATGAGTTTATTGTAGTATTTTGATTACAATAAAATCAACAAGCGCTGGCTCGCTTGTTTTGCCGCCTTTCACCTCGCCGAGCGCCATCCGTCGGGTGGTCGTCCCATTTGAGTTAAGGGGCCGGCTAGGTTGCTCCAGAAGCGACCGCTCATGAGCTGGTGGCGCGAACGACTGAGCGACAAGGCGTTCTCCGATCTTGTGGCCGCCACTATTATTGGAAGTTTTATCGCGCTAGTTCTGTGGGCTCTGGCCCAGGCTTTCGGTAGCGCGTTCTTGCAGCTCCACAATGTCGGGCCAATCCCGGGACCGCTCGCTCCGCTCCTAGTCTTTATTGCGACATTCATATTGTCATGGCTGCTTTATTTCGCCGGCCGATCCGTCGCTTGGAGGTTGAGATACGAGACGGTCACATGGATAAATCCCAACTTGCCGGGCCCGACCGCCCTACACACTGGTGGTCCCGGACAGCAGCAGATAACGCTACCTGCGCCAGAGCATTTCCAAAATATCAGTTGGGATAGGTTACGAATGACCCTAACGTACATGGGTTGTTCTCGTGACCGTCGCGACAACATCTACGCAGCACACGTTCGCGCAGTCGCAGCCTTCGCAGACAAGGAGCTAACGTTCACGCCCGGTCCAGATGCCAAGGAGATCGGACAGAACATATTTAGGCTGCCTATCCGTACCCTAAGTAGTGGTGCGGGCACCGCTATTTATGCCAGGGCCCCCGGTTTCACGATACTCGTAGTTTCAGCGGAACACATAGACCCACTAACCGGAGTCTTGACCCTCGGTATCTATTTCGCTTAAGCAGTTTCCAGGCTAGCCGTAAGAATGTCCGCATGCCCCGATAGTGTTGGCTACGCGGTAAGATAACGCCTCAATGGGTTGACGAAAATCGATGGAATCGCGGTCGCGTTACGTGCGCCAAGGTGCCCCTTAACACAACCGTTGCGACGTTTCTGCAACCAGAATCGCTCGGGGGCGACTCTCGCTTCGGTCTATTCCGTGCGCCCCAATGCTTATGCCGGCGTTTCCATGCCGGTGACGTGGAAAGAAGTCGAGCGCGGAATCGAGCCCGAGGATTTTACGATGCTCAATGCGCTCAAGCGGGTTGAGAAGCTCGGCGATCTGTGGA
This Candidatus Rubrimentiphilum sp. DNA region includes the following protein-coding sequences:
- a CDS encoding helix-turn-helix transcriptional regulator, which encodes MSRSIYSPRYAVLRALLVREREKRGFTQGEVARQMGRPQSFISKVESGERRLDVIELFEILDILGVDRARFMRLI
- a CDS encoding alpha/beta hydrolase translates to MATEREIHFGSGDRKLTGDLNMSEPARALVIFAHGSGSGRRSPRNRFVASSLNEAGIATLLLDLLTKNEELLDDRTASLRFDIGLLARRITAVTDWARGQKAFARMPVGYFGASTGAGAALLAASERNDIYAVVSRGGRPDLAGDALRAVRAPTLLIVGARDPVVLELNRKAATQLSSHEITIVPDATHLFEEAGMLEEVVSLAQRWFLQHLPERRPA
- a CDS encoding helix-turn-helix transcriptional regulator encodes the protein MRPRKSLSEEGIATLHEVVMRIARELEDAVPQSDSRPTSATAQQRGHRRHRHRAVPARTVNEQLIELGAHGILKQAIAQKVGFDPSYLSQLLRRGMNAKMLLKIAKAAGVPPQHFEEYVAKAAPEKLMHDLEMLEVLRAYFFEADEFTKCRLIERSRQILRDELDVDYLERLRNSPGTSRE
- a CDS encoding phosphoribosyltransferase, coding for MLFRDRADAGRRLAEKLSAYAGGNTRVLALPRGGVPVAFEVARSLNAPLDVFVVRKLGVPGHEELAMGAIASGGVRVLNEDTIAQLRISQETVDAVTKSELGELNRREAVYRDGLPAHDVAGKPVILIDDGLATGASMYAAVLALRARSPSRTIVAVPVAPLETCEAIARHVDEMVCAETPEPFRGVGAWYHDFRQVDDEEVRLMLRRARPVTDRDGN